From one Lactiplantibacillus paraplantarum genomic stretch:
- a CDS encoding APC family permease — MWRYLKRLVIGKPLKTMDEGGQALTKFKALALLSSDALSSVAYGTEQITTVLITLSAAALMYQLYVAALVLVLLFAITMSYRQIIRAYPSGGGAYVVASTNWGRPAGLVAGGSLLVDYMLTVAVSVTSGTEAITSAIPALANYQVLIAVLIVIAIMALNLRGMRESASFLTFPVYFFIIMIIGMILWGVMNIASGNLTYHASAAVGAPVQGMTLVLFLRAFSSGSSSLTGVEAISNAVPNFKRPKRKNAANTLAIMSLVLAVFFGGITYLSYYLGVKPQADNTVLSQIATAVFGHGLFYYLLQLATALILAVAANTGFSAFPILAYNLAKDKFLPHAYMDRGDRLGYSNGIISLAVGAIALIFIFHGKTTLLIPLYAVGVFVPFTLSQSGMIIHWLRERGQWWWMKAAVNLLGALISLLLVVFLFLLHFGNVWPYLIVMPLLLYMFYRIHVHYNRVAAQLRVVAKEKAAIHDYDGATVIVLVSNVTRVTAQAVNYARSIGDYVIAMHVSFDENPEKEHKTAAEFKETFPDVRFVDIHSSYRSIATPTLRFCDVIAKRAAERNFSTTVLVPQFVPKKPWQNILHNQTSLRLRAVLNSRENIIVSTYNYHLKE, encoded by the coding sequence ATGTGGCGTTATTTAAAACGGTTAGTTATTGGGAAACCGTTAAAAACCATGGACGAGGGTGGGCAGGCGCTCACTAAGTTCAAGGCACTGGCGCTGCTGTCGTCAGATGCGCTATCATCGGTGGCTTATGGTACTGAACAGATTACGACTGTCTTGATTACCCTTTCAGCGGCCGCGCTGATGTATCAATTGTACGTGGCGGCGCTTGTGTTAGTGCTGTTGTTTGCTATTACGATGTCGTACCGACAAATTATTCGGGCTTATCCATCTGGCGGTGGCGCCTACGTGGTTGCAAGTACGAACTGGGGACGGCCAGCCGGATTAGTTGCCGGGGGATCACTGCTGGTTGATTATATGTTGACTGTCGCGGTTTCTGTGACTTCTGGTACTGAGGCGATTACGTCGGCAATTCCGGCGTTAGCCAATTACCAAGTGCTAATTGCGGTACTGATTGTGATTGCCATTATGGCATTGAACTTACGTGGAATGCGTGAGTCCGCATCGTTCTTAACATTTCCCGTTTACTTTTTCATTATTATGATTATCGGTATGATTCTCTGGGGCGTTATGAATATTGCGAGTGGTAACTTAACTTACCATGCATCGGCAGCCGTTGGAGCACCCGTCCAGGGTATGACGTTAGTGCTGTTTTTACGGGCCTTCTCGTCTGGGTCGTCATCACTGACTGGGGTGGAAGCCATCAGTAACGCGGTGCCGAATTTCAAACGGCCTAAACGTAAAAATGCAGCCAATACGTTAGCCATCATGTCATTAGTCTTGGCGGTCTTCTTTGGTGGTATTACCTATTTAAGTTATTACTTAGGTGTTAAACCGCAAGCGGATAATACTGTCTTGTCACAAATTGCAACGGCAGTCTTTGGTCATGGCTTGTTCTACTACTTGTTACAATTAGCGACAGCGCTAATCTTAGCAGTCGCGGCCAACACTGGTTTCTCGGCTTTCCCAATCTTGGCATATAACTTAGCTAAGGATAAATTTTTGCCACATGCATACATGGATCGTGGGGATCGCTTAGGTTACTCTAATGGGATTATCTCGTTGGCTGTTGGGGCAATTGCCTTGATTTTCATTTTCCATGGTAAGACGACGCTATTGATCCCACTATATGCGGTCGGGGTGTTTGTGCCATTTACATTATCTCAATCTGGGATGATTATTCATTGGCTACGTGAACGTGGTCAATGGTGGTGGATGAAGGCGGCGGTGAACTTACTTGGGGCGCTGATTTCGTTGCTCTTGGTGGTTTTCCTATTCTTGCTACATTTCGGCAATGTCTGGCCATACTTGATCGTGATGCCACTCTTGCTCTACATGTTCTACCGGATTCACGTGCATTACAACCGAGTGGCTGCCCAATTGCGAGTGGTTGCGAAGGAAAAAGCGGCGATTCATGATTATGATGGTGCAACGGTAATCGTTCTTGTCTCCAATGTGACGCGGGTAACGGCCCAAGCGGTTAACTACGCGCGGTCGATTGGGGATTATGTGATTGCCATGCACGTTTCTTTTGATGAAAACCCGGAAAAGGAACATAAGACGGCAGCGGAATTTAAAGAAACCTTCCCGGACGTACGGTTTGTGGATATTCATTCTTCATACCGCTCAATTGCAACGCCGACACTGCGCTTCTGCGATGTGATTGCAAAACGCGCGGCGGAGCGGAATTTCTCGACGACGGTGCTCGTACCACAATTTGTACCGAAGAAACCTTGGCAAAATATTTTGCATAACCAAACTAGTTTGCGGTTGCGGGCGGTATTAAATTCGCGGGAAAATATTATTGTTTCAACTTATAACTATCATTTAAAAGAATAG